A portion of the Rhinopithecus roxellana isolate Shanxi Qingling chromosome 21, ASM756505v1, whole genome shotgun sequence genome contains these proteins:
- the DSEL gene encoding dermatan-sulfate epimerase-like protein, which produces MALMFTGHLLFLVLLMFAFSTFEESVSNYSEWAVFADDIDQFKTQKVQDFRPNQKLKKSMLHPSLYFDAGEIQAMRQKSRTSHLHLFRAIRSAVTVMLSNPTYYLPPPKHADFAAKWNEIYGNNLPPLALYCLLCPEDKVAFEFVLEYMDRMVGYKDWLVENAPGDEVPIGHSLTGFATAFDFLYNLLDNHRRQKYLDKIWVITEEMYEYSKVRSWGKQLLHNHQATNMIALLTGALVTGVDKGSKANIWKQAVVDVMEKTMFLLNHIVDGSLDEGVAYGSYTAKSITQYVFLAQRHFNINNLDNNWLKMHFWFYYATLLPGFQRTVGIADSNYNWFYGPESQLVFLDKFILKNGAGNWLAQQIRKHRPKDGPMVPSTAQRWSTLHTEYIWYDPQLTPQPPAEYGTAKIHTFPNWGVVTYGAGLPNTQTNTFVSFKSGKLGGRAVYDIVHFQPYSWIDGWRSFNPGHEHPDQNSFTFAPNGQVFVSEALYGPKLSHLNNVLVFAPSPSSQCNKPWEGQLGECAQWLKWTGEEVGDAAGEIITASQHGEMIFVSGEAVSAYSSAMRLKSVYRALLLLNSQTLLVVDHIERQEDSPINSVSAFFHNLDIDFKYIPYKFMNRYNGAMMDVWDAHYKMFWFDHHGSSPMASIQEAEQAAEFKKRWTQFVNVTFQMESTITRIAYVFYGPYINVSSCRFIDSSDSGLQISLNVNNTEHVVSIVTDYHNLKTRFNYLGFGGFASVADQGQITRFGLGTQAIVKPVRHDRIIFPFGFKFNIAVGLILCISLVILTFQWRFYLSFRKLMRWILILVIALWFIELLDVWSTCSQPICAKWTKTEAEGSKKSLSSEGHHVDLPDVVITSLPGSGAEILKQLFFNSSDFLYIRVPTAYIDIPETEFEIDSFVDACEWKVSDIRSGHFRLLRGWLQSLVQDTKLHLQNIHLHEPNRGKLAQYFAMNKDKKRKFKRRESFPEQRSQMKGAFDRDAEYIRALRRHLVYYPSARPVLSLSSGSWTLKLHFFQEVLGASMRALYIVRDPRAWIYSMLYNSKPSLYSLKNVPEHLAKLFKIEGGKGKCNLNSGYAFEYEPLRKELSKSKSNAVSLLSHLWLANTAAALRINTDLLPTSYQLVKFEDIVHFPQKTTERIFAFLGIPLSPASLNQILFATSTNLFYLPYEGEISPTNTNVWKQNLPRDEIKLIENICWTLMDRLGYPKFMD; this is translated from the coding sequence ATGGCGTTAATGTTTACAGGACATTTACTATTCTTAGTATTATTGATGTTTGCTTTCTCTacttttgaggaatctgtgagCAATTACTCTGAATGGGCAGTTTTCGCAGATGATATAGATCAGTTTAAAACACAGAAAGTACAAGATTTCAGACCCAAccaaaagctgaagaaaagtATGCTTCATCCAAGTTTATATTTTGATGCTGGAGAAATCCAAGCAATGAGACAAAAGTCTCGCACAAGCCATTTGCATCTTTTTAGAGCTATCAGAAGTGCAGTGACAGTTATGCTGTCCAACCCAACATACTACCTACCTCCACCAAAGCATGCTGATTTTGCTGCCAAGTGGAATGAAATTTATGGTAACAATCTTCCTCCTTTAGCATTGTACTGTTTGTTATGCCCAGAAGACAAAGTTGCCTTTGAATTTGTCTTGGAATATATGGACAGGATGGTTGGCTACAAAGACTGGCTAGTAGAGAATGCACCAGGAGATGAGGTTCCAATTGGCCATTCCTTAACAGGTTTTGCCACTGCCTTTGACTTTTTATATAACTTATTAGATAATCATCGAAGACAAAAATACCTGGACAAAATATGGGTTATTACTGAGGAAATGTATGAATATTCCAAGGTCCGCTCATGGGGCAAACAGCTTCTCCATAACCACCAAGCCACTAATATGATAGCATTACTCACAGGGGCCTTGGTGACTGGAGTAGATAAAGGATCTAAAGCAAATATATGGAAACAGGCTGTAGTGGATGTAATGGAAAAGACAATGTTTCTGTTGAATCATATTGTTGATGGTTCTTTGGATGAAGGTGTGGCCTATGGAAGCTACACAGCTAAATCCATCACACAGTATGTTTTTCTGGCCCAGCGCCATTTTAATATCAACAACTTGGATAATAACTGGTTAAAGATGCACTTTTGGTTCTATTATGCCACCCTTTTACCTGGCTTCCAAAGAACTGTGGGTATAGCAGATTCCAATTATAATTGGTTTTATGGTCCAGAGAGCCAGCTAGTTTTCTTGGATAAGTTCATCTTAAAGAATGGAGCTGGAAATTGGTTAGCTCAGCAAATTAGAAAGCACCGACCTAAAGATGGACCGATGGTTCCTTCAACTGCCCAAAGGTGGAGTACTCTTCACACCGAATACATCTGGTATGATCCCCAGCTCACACCACAGCCGCCTGCTGAATATGGTACTgcaaaaatacacacatttccTAACTGGGGTGTGGTTACTTATGGGGCTGGGTTGCCAAACACACAGACCAATACCTTTGTGTCTTTTAAATCTGGGAAGTTGGGAGGACGAGCTGTTTATGACATAGTTCATTTTCAGCCATATTCCTGGATTGATGGGTGGAGAAGCTTTAACCCAGGACATGAGCATCCAGATCAGAACTCATTTACTTTTGCCCCCAATGGACAAGTATTTGTTTCTGAAGCTCTCTATGGACCCAAGTTGAGCCACCTTAACAATGTATTGGTGTTTGCTCCATCACCTTCAAGCCAGTGTAATAAGCCCTGGGAAGGTCAACTGGGAGAATGTGCACAGTGGCTTAAGTGGACTGGTGAAGAGGTTGGTGATGCAGCTGGGGAAATCATCACTGCCTCTCAACATGGGGAAATGATATTTGTGAGTGGGGAAGCCGTGTCTGCTTATTCTTCAGCGATGAGACTGAAAAGTGTGTATCGTGCTTTGCTTCTCTTAAATTCCCAAACTCTGCTAGTTGTTGATCATATTGAGAGGCAAGAAGATTCCCCAATAAATTCTGTCAGTGCCTTCTTTCATAATTTGGatattgattttaaatatatccCATATAAGTTTATGAATAGGTATAATGGTGCCATGATGGATGTGTGGGATGCACACTACAAAATGTTTTGGTTTGATCATCATGGCAGTAGTCCCATGGCCAGTATACAGGAAGCAGAGCAAGCTGCTGAATTTAAAAAACGGTGGACTCAATTTGTTAATGTTACTTTTCAGATGGAATCCACAATCACAAGAATTGCATATGTCTTTTATGGGCCATATATCAATGTTTCCAGCTGCAGATTTATTGATAGTTCCGATTCTGGACTTCAGATTTCTCTCAATGTCAATAATACTGAACATGTTGTTTCTATTGTAACTGATTACCATAACCTGAAGACAAGATTCAATTATCTGGGATtcggtggctttgccagtgtggCTGATCAAGGCCAAATAACCCGATTTGGTTTGGGCACTCAAGCAATAGTAAAGCCAGTAAGACATGATAGGATTATTTTCCCCTTtggatttaaatttaatatagcaGTTGGATTAATTTTGTGCATTAGCTTGGTGATTTTAACTTTCCAGTGGCgtttttacctttcttttagAAAACTAATGAGATGGATACTAATACTGGTTATTGCCTTGTGGTTTATTGAGCTTCTGGATGTGTGGAGCACTTGTAGTCAGCCCATTTGTGCAAAATGGACAAAGACAGAGGCCGAGGGAAGCAAGAAGTCTTTGTCTTCTGAAGGGCACCACGTGGATCTTCCTGATGTTGTCATTACTTCACTTCCTGGTTCAGGAGCTGAAATTCTCAAACAACTTTTTTTCAACAGTAGTGATTTTCTCTACATCAGGGTTCCTACGGCCTACATTGATATTCCTGAAACTGAGTTTGAAATCGACTCATTTGTAGATGCTTGTGAATGGAAGGTGTCAGATATCCGCAGTGGGCATTTTCGTTTACTCCGAGGCTGGTTGCAGTCTTTAGTCCAGGACACAAAATTACATTTGCAAAACATCCATCTGCATGAACCCAATAGGGGTAAACTGGCCCAATATTTTGCAATGAAtaaggacaaaaaaagaaaatttaaaaggagaGAGTCTTTCCCAGAACAAAGAAGTCAAATGAAAGGCGCCTTTGATAGAGATGCTGAATATATTAGGGCTTTGAGGAGACACCTGGTTTACTACCCAAGTGCACGTCCTGTGCTCAGTTTAAGCAGTGGGAGCTGGACGTTAAAGCTTCATTTTTTTCAAGAAGTTTTAGGAGCTTCGATGAGGGCATTGTACATAGTAAGAGACCCTCGGGCATGGATTTATTCAATGTTGTACAATAGTAAACCAAGTCTTTATTCTTTGAAGAATGTACCAGAGCATTTagcaaaattgtttaaaatagagGGAGGTAAAGGCAAATGTAACTTAAATTCGGGTTATGCTTTCGAGTATGAACCCTTAAGGAAAGAATTATCAAAATCCAAATCAAATGCAGTGTCCCTGTTGTCTCACTTGTGGCTGGCAAATACAGCAGCAGCCTTGAGAATAAATACAGATTTGCTGCCTACTAGCTACCAGCTGGTCAAGTTTGAAGATATTGTGCATTTTCCTCAGAAAACTACCGAAAGGATTTTTGCCTTTCTTGGAATTCCTTTGTCTCCTGCTAGTTTAAACCAAATATTGTTTGCCACCTCTACAAACCTTTTTTACCTTCCCTATGAAGGGGAAATATCACCAACTAATACTAATGTTTGGAAACAGAACTTGCCTAGAGATGAAATTAAACTAATTGAAAACATCTGCTGGACACTAATGGATCGCCTAGGATATCCAAAGTTTATGGACTAA